A part of Desulfonatronum thiodismutans genomic DNA contains:
- a CDS encoding HesA/MoeB/ThiF family protein, which yields MPASLAQRYVRNFSTLSEADQQRLHAAKICQLGLGGLGGTLLEMLVRMGFGHKGRGWIRAADGDVFEASNLNRQLFCLESTIGRPKAEAALERIQAVNSEVDLSTRQALITLKDMPDFIQGADFILDALGDLPTKLALRKAAAEAGLPVISAAVAGWTGFITTQLPGDPDPGIFQGVLGQSDQTEGAEVPLGTLAPCVWLIASLQCREAVALACGHRPLFHGCLHIVDLTDATWERITFP from the coding sequence ATGCCCGCATCCCTTGCCCAGCGCTATGTCCGAAACTTCTCCACCCTTTCCGAGGCGGATCAGCAACGTCTGCACGCGGCCAAAATCTGCCAGCTTGGTCTCGGCGGCCTGGGAGGAACCCTGCTGGAGATGCTGGTCCGGATGGGCTTCGGCCATAAAGGCCGGGGATGGATCCGGGCCGCGGACGGGGACGTGTTCGAGGCCAGCAACCTCAACCGCCAGTTGTTCTGCCTGGAGTCGACCATCGGACGGCCCAAGGCCGAAGCGGCCTTGGAGCGAATCCAGGCCGTGAACTCGGAAGTGGACCTCAGCACCCGGCAGGCCCTCATCACCCTCAAGGACATGCCCGACTTCATCCAGGGCGCGGACTTCATTCTGGACGCCTTGGGGGACCTGCCCACCAAGCTGGCCCTGCGCAAGGCCGCGGCTGAGGCCGGCCTGCCCGTGATCAGCGCGGCGGTGGCCGGCTGGACCGGCTTCATCACCACCCAGCTTCCGGGAGATCCGGACCCGGGCATTTTCCAGGGCGTGCTGGGCCAAAGCGACCAAACCGAAGGCGCGGAAGTTCCCCTGGGCACCCTGGCCCCCTGCGTCTGGCTGATCGCCTCCCTGCAATGCCGGGAAGCCGTGGCCCTGGCCTGCGGTCATCGCCCTCTGTTTCACGGCTGCCTGCACATCGTCGATCTGACCGACGCCACGTGGGAGCGGATCACGTTTCCTTGA
- the cbiQ gene encoding cobalt ECF transporter T component CbiQ, whose amino-acid sequence MIAPSISVSPDSPFVHRWDPRLKLIGLLLLAFTFSFVSNLRVLPVMIALTLTVVAVSRYPLDLLLRRLRYPSLVILCLIILLPLISGFTPLVEWGGLTVTREGLQAALLVATRFFCIVTLAAVLLGTTPLLRTVKAMQALGLPYVMADMALLVVRYLEVLSADLRRMRISMRLRGHVEQRRPWRNLRTLAWLTGSLILRGYERSQGVYNAMRLRGYGHAPVRPDEFTATRVDLLALAAVCAAAGILIWLELTL is encoded by the coding sequence ATGATCGCTCCCTCCATCTCCGTCTCGCCGGATTCCCCCTTCGTGCATCGCTGGGATCCCCGACTGAAGCTGATCGGCCTGCTCCTGCTGGCCTTCACCTTTTCCTTCGTCTCCAATCTCCGCGTCCTGCCGGTGATGATCGCCCTGACCCTGACCGTGGTCGCCGTGTCCCGCTATCCCCTCGACCTCTTGCTCCGGCGGCTCCGCTACCCTTCGCTGGTCATTCTGTGTCTGATCATCCTGCTCCCGCTCATCAGCGGATTCACCCCCCTCGTGGAATGGGGCGGCCTGACCGTCACCAGGGAAGGGCTCCAGGCCGCGTTGCTCGTGGCCACCCGCTTTTTCTGCATCGTCACCCTGGCGGCGGTCTTGCTGGGCACCACGCCCCTGCTGCGGACCGTCAAGGCCATGCAGGCCCTGGGATTGCCCTACGTCATGGCCGACATGGCCTTGCTGGTGGTCCGCTATCTGGAGGTGCTCTCCGCGGATCTGCGCCGAATGCGGATTTCCATGCGCCTGCGCGGCCATGTGGAGCAAAGACGGCCCTGGCGCAACCTGCGCACCTTGGCCTGGTTGACGGGCAGCCTGATCCTGCGCGGATATGAACGTTCCCAGGGCGTGTACAACGCCATGCGCCTGCGGGGGTACGGCCATGCCCCGGTCCGCCCGGACGAATTCACGGCGACCCGGGTCGACCTCCTGGCCCTGGCCGCGGTCTGCGCCGCGGCCGGAATCCTAATCTGGCTTGAACTGACCCTCTAG
- the cbiM gene encoding cobalt transporter CbiM, which translates to MHIPDGILPLPVTLGGYAASMTICWLCIRAINKRENPRADIPKAALLTAAFFTASLIHIPIPPASVHLVLNGLLGALLGVFAFPAILIGLFLQAVMFGHGGLTTLGVNGVILGLPALAAAGVFHCRSRGVADPPSPRRTTVFGFLAGFTGIAFSVPLFALILLTSLPAHLSAAAERSAILALGLAHVPLAVLEGLLTGLLAGFLLRVHPVILDGV; encoded by the coding sequence ATGCACATCCCCGACGGAATCCTGCCCCTGCCCGTCACCCTCGGCGGTTACGCCGCGTCCATGACCATCTGCTGGCTGTGCATCCGGGCCATCAACAAACGCGAGAATCCCCGGGCCGACATTCCCAAGGCCGCCCTGCTCACGGCCGCGTTTTTCACGGCCTCCCTGATCCATATCCCCATCCCCCCGGCCAGCGTCCATCTGGTGCTCAACGGGCTGCTGGGCGCGCTGCTGGGGGTGTTCGCCTTTCCGGCCATCCTGATCGGATTGTTCCTCCAGGCCGTGATGTTCGGGCACGGCGGGTTGACCACCCTGGGGGTCAACGGCGTGATCCTCGGCCTGCCGGCCCTGGCCGCGGCGGGCGTGTTTCATTGCCGCTCGCGCGGCGTCGCCGACCCGCCGTCTCCCAGACGGACCACCGTGTTCGGCTTTTTGGCGGGCTTTACGGGCATCGCGTTCTCCGTGCCGCTGTTCGCCCTGATCCTGCTCACCAGCCTCCCGGCCCATCTCAGCGCCGCGGCCGAACGCTCGGCCATTCTGGCCCTGGGCCTGGCCCACGTTCCCCTGGCCGTCCTGGAAGGCCTGCTCACCGGCCTCCTGGCCGGGTTCCTGCTGCGGGTCCACCCGGTGATTCTGGACGGCGTATGA
- a CDS encoding KamA family radical SAM protein produces the protein MTQPKNVTDIAELSGLSPEERERLHPVMDRFDFLSNEYYLSLIDWSDPDDPIRKVIVPCVEEMEEWGHLDPSNESKYSVMQGVQHKYESTAVFLASDACGGYCRFCFRKRLFIHPEQREFLTDVDAALDYVRGRPEINNVLITGGDGLMLPTARLERIVSGLRGIDHVRIIRVGTKLMAYNPYRVLHDPELIRLVERYSLPDRRMYFMLHFNHPREITEQSIAACDMLLKAGAVLCNQTPMLRGVNDTPEVLGELFNKLSFIGVPPYYVFLCRPTVGNLPFAVPVEQAHNIFLGAKSMCSGLAKRARLTMSHATGKIEVLASTTDHMVFRYHRAATPEQSAEVVICKKNPEAYWFDDYQEIMEVVSLGDA, from the coding sequence ATGACCCAGCCCAAGAACGTCACCGACATCGCCGAGTTGTCCGGACTGTCCCCGGAAGAACGGGAACGCCTGCATCCGGTCATGGACAGGTTCGATTTCCTGTCCAACGAATATTATCTTTCCCTCATCGACTGGTCCGACCCGGATGACCCGATCCGCAAGGTCATCGTGCCCTGCGTTGAGGAAATGGAGGAATGGGGACACTTGGACCCGTCCAACGAGAGCAAGTACTCCGTGATGCAGGGCGTGCAGCACAAGTACGAGAGCACGGCGGTGTTTCTGGCCAGCGACGCCTGCGGCGGATACTGCCGGTTCTGTTTCCGCAAACGGCTGTTCATCCATCCGGAGCAGCGCGAATTCCTGACGGACGTGGACGCGGCCCTGGACTACGTGCGCGGCCGTCCGGAAATCAACAATGTCCTGATTACCGGCGGGGACGGCCTGATGCTGCCCACGGCGCGGCTGGAACGGATTGTCTCCGGACTGCGCGGGATCGACCACGTCCGGATCATCCGCGTGGGTACCAAGCTGATGGCCTACAATCCGTATCGGGTGCTCCATGATCCGGAACTGATCCGGCTCGTGGAGCGGTACAGCCTGCCGGATCGGAGGATGTACTTCATGCTCCATTTCAATCATCCCCGGGAGATCACCGAGCAAAGCATCGCCGCCTGCGACATGCTGCTGAAGGCCGGAGCCGTGCTCTGCAACCAGACCCCCATGCTGCGCGGGGTGAACGACACGCCCGAGGTGTTGGGCGAGCTGTTCAACAAGCTGTCCTTCATCGGCGTGCCGCCCTACTACGTGTTCCTGTGTCGACCCACGGTGGGCAACCTGCCCTTTGCCGTGCCCGTGGAACAGGCGCACAACATCTTCCTGGGGGCCAAAAGCATGTGCTCGGGGCTGGCCAAGCGGGCCAGGCTGACCATGTCCCACGCCACGGGCAAGATCGAAGTTCTGGCCTCCACCACGGACCACATGGTCTTTCGGTACCACCGGGCCGCGACTCCGGAACAGAGCGCGGAAGTGGTCATCTGCAAAAAGAACCCCGAAGCCTACTGGTTCGACGATTATCAGGAGATCATGGAGGTGGTCAGTTTGGGGGACGCTTAA
- a CDS encoding alpha-1,4-glucan--maltose-1-phosphate maltosyltransferase: MHPSNGRRRVIIEQVRPEIEDGQFAAKRVSGEEFTVRADIFTDGHDQIQARLLFRSRGSDQAELADQWTIHPMRPRPNDLWEARVVPERTGEYEYTLEAWIDHYGTLLHGMHRKLDAGQEISVDLLSAALLLRTEAARAKETNHPDQEALLLRTAAELEQISDPLEALNVLDREAVLQAVHACPDQELVTRYPRILTLHVERERALYSTWYELFPRSCSPRPGSHGTLRDVIRLLPEISRMGFDVLYFPPIHPIGRANRKGKNNAVAAKPGEPGSPWAIGAEEGGHTALHPELGSWDDFAELTAQARAHGLEIALDLAFQCAPDHPYVREHPDWFLWRPDGTVQYAENPPKKYQDVLPFHFESTDWEALWRELADVVRFWIAKGVLIFRVDNPHTKPFAFWHWLITTIRADHPDVIFLAEAFTRPKIMARLGKLGFSQSYTYFTWRNTKAELTEYMTELTRTELRDCFRPNFWPNTPDILPEYLQYGGRPAFMIRLILAATLSSSYGIYGPAFELCVAEALPGREEYLDSEKFECRRWNWDQPGNLKELIARVNRIRRDHPALRHMDNLRFVPVNNENIICYLKSTADETDTLLIAVVLDPFQPQTGQLDLPLEELGLTEGRPFLLQDELSGERFIWHNRYPTLELNPHTLPARILTLKRTMKREHDFDYFL, translated from the coding sequence ATGCATCCATCCAACGGACGTCGTCGCGTGATCATCGAGCAGGTCCGTCCGGAGATTGAAGACGGACAATTTGCCGCCAAAAGAGTCAGCGGCGAAGAGTTCACGGTCCGGGCCGACATCTTCACCGACGGCCACGACCAGATCCAGGCCCGCCTTCTGTTCCGGTCCCGCGGCTCGGATCAGGCGGAACTGGCCGACCAATGGACCATCCACCCCATGCGGCCCCGGCCCAACGACCTCTGGGAGGCCCGGGTCGTTCCGGAGCGCACGGGAGAATACGAATACACCCTGGAAGCCTGGATTGACCACTACGGCACCCTGTTGCACGGCATGCACAGAAAACTGGATGCGGGTCAGGAGATATCCGTGGACCTGCTCTCCGCGGCCCTCCTCCTGCGCACCGAGGCGGCCCGAGCCAAGGAGACGAACCACCCCGACCAGGAAGCCCTGCTCCTGCGAACCGCCGCTGAACTGGAACAGATTTCCGATCCCTTGGAGGCCCTGAACGTCCTGGACCGGGAGGCCGTGCTCCAAGCCGTCCACGCCTGTCCGGACCAGGAGTTGGTCACCCGCTATCCGCGGATTCTCACTCTGCACGTGGAACGGGAGCGGGCCTTGTACAGCACCTGGTACGAACTCTTCCCCCGCTCCTGCTCTCCGCGGCCGGGAAGCCACGGAACCCTGCGCGACGTGATCCGTCTGCTGCCCGAGATTTCCCGGATGGGCTTCGACGTGCTCTATTTTCCGCCGATTCATCCCATCGGCCGGGCCAACCGCAAGGGCAAGAACAACGCGGTGGCGGCCAAGCCCGGCGAACCCGGCTCCCCCTGGGCCATCGGCGCCGAGGAAGGCGGGCACACGGCCCTGCACCCGGAACTGGGCTCCTGGGACGACTTCGCGGAACTCACGGCCCAGGCCCGGGCCCACGGTCTGGAAATCGCCCTGGACCTGGCCTTTCAGTGCGCCCCGGACCATCCGTATGTCCGGGAGCATCCGGACTGGTTCCTGTGGCGGCCCGACGGCACGGTGCAGTACGCGGAGAACCCTCCCAAGAAGTACCAGGACGTGCTGCCCTTTCACTTCGAATCAACGGACTGGGAGGCCCTGTGGCGGGAACTGGCGGACGTGGTCCGGTTCTGGATCGCCAAGGGGGTCCTGATCTTCAGGGTGGACAACCCGCATACCAAGCCCTTCGCCTTCTGGCACTGGCTGATCACGACCATCCGCGCCGACCATCCGGACGTAATCTTCCTGGCCGAGGCCTTCACCCGGCCAAAGATCATGGCCAGACTGGGCAAGCTGGGCTTTTCCCAGTCCTACACCTACTTCACCTGGCGCAACACCAAGGCCGAACTGACCGAATACATGACCGAACTGACCCGCACCGAACTGCGGGACTGCTTCCGCCCCAATTTCTGGCCCAACACTCCGGACATTCTTCCGGAATACCTCCAGTACGGCGGACGACCGGCCTTCATGATCCGCCTGATCCTGGCCGCGACCCTCTCCAGCAGCTACGGAATCTACGGCCCGGCCTTCGAGCTGTGCGTGGCCGAGGCCCTGCCCGGCAGGGAGGAGTACCTGGATTCGGAAAAATTCGAGTGCCGCCGCTGGAACTGGGACCAGCCGGGCAACCTGAAGGAACTGATCGCCCGGGTCAACCGGATCCGCCGCGACCACCCGGCCCTGCGCCACATGGACAATCTGCGCTTCGTCCCGGTGAACAACGAAAACATCATCTGCTACCTCAAATCCACGGCCGACGAAACGGACACCCTGCTCATCGCGGTGGTCCTGGACCCGTTCCAACCCCAGACCGGCCAATTGGACCTGCCCCTGGAAGAGCTGGGCCTGACCGAAGGCCGTCCCTTCCTGCTCCAGGACGAACTCAGCGGCGAACGCTTCATCTGGCATAACCGGTACCCCACCCTGGAACTCAACCCGCACACCCTCCCGGCCCGCATCCTGACCCTGAAACGCACCATGAAACGCGAACACGACTTCGATTATTTTCTCTGA